One stretch of Glycine soja cultivar W05 chromosome 7, ASM419377v2, whole genome shotgun sequence DNA includes these proteins:
- the LOC114419402 gene encoding uncharacterized protein LOC114419402: MPNLEKLFLWEAKHLLKESSESRLGTVLQLKELVLSLSGIKDIGFEREPVLRRLELLSLFACKKLRNLAPPSVSVAYLTNLNVKYCNGLRNLKASSTAKSLVQLKSMKISGCDELEEIVSNEGNKEEEQIAFGKLITIELEWLGKLKSFCSYKNCEFKFPSLEVLIVRGCRIMQRFTEGGARAPKLQNIVTANEEGKEEAKWQWKGDLNATIQKGFNKLTPNIEHLTLGEHELNMILSGEFQGNHLNELKVLALFFHFESDVFLQRVPNIEKLEVCDGSFKETFCFDSLNVDEAGLVSQLKVICSDSLTELVSIGSENSGIVPFLRNLETLQVISCLSSINLVPCTVSFSNLTYLLVQNCKSLLYLFTSSTARSLGQLKTMEISGCDSMEEIVSEEGDESDEDEIIFQQLNCLELEGLRKLRRFYKGSLSFPSLREEIERIYKN; encoded by the exons ATGCCAAATCTAGAAAAGTTATTCTTGTGGGAAGCTAAACATTTGCTTAAAGAGTCGTCGGAGTCACGTTTGGGAACCGTATTACAGCTGAAGGAATTGGTTTTGTCGTTGTCAGGAATAAAGGATATAGGATTTGAACGAGAACCAGTTCTACGGAGACTAGAGCTTTTGAGCTTATTTGCGTGCAAGAAATTGAGGAATTTGGCTCCTCCCTCGGTATCAGTGGCTTACTTGACAAATTTGAATGTAAAGTATTGTAATGGATTAAGGAATTTAAAGGCATCCTCAACGGCaaaaagcttggttcaactTAAGTCCATGAAGATAAGCGGATGTGATGAATTAGAGGAAATAGTAAGCAATGAgggaaataaagaagaagagcaAATAGCGTTTGGCAAATTGATTACTATAGAACTTGAGTGGCTAGGAAAGCTGAAAAGTTTTTGCAGTTACAAGAACTGTGAATTCAAATTCCCGTCATTAGAAGTATTGATTGTGAGAGGATGCCGAATAATGCAAAGATTCACGGAGGGTGGCGCAAGAGCACCAAAGTTACAAAACATAGTTACTGctaatgaagaaggaaaagaggAAGCCAAATGGCAGTGGAAAGGAGACTTGAATGCCACCATACAAAAAGGTTTCAACAAG CTTACACCCAACATAGAGCACCTGACACTCGGTGAACATGAACTCAACATGATTTTGAGTGGAGAATTCCAGGGAAACCACTTAAACGAGTTAAAAGTTCTTGCTCTGTTCTTTCATTTTGAGTCCGATGTATTTCTACAACGGGTGCCCAATATAGAGAAGCTTGAGGTGTGTGATGGTTCCTTCAAAGAGACTTTCTGCTTTGATAGTCTTAATGTGGATGAGGCTGGATTGGTTTCACAGCTGAAAGTGATATGCTCGGACTCCCTTACAGAGCTTGTTTCCATTGGGTCAGAGAACTCTGGGATTGTGCCCTTTCTCAGAAATCTAGAAACATTGCAAGTAATCAGCTGTTTGAGTTCAATAAATCTGGTACCATGCACAGTGTCTTTCTCCAATCTGACATATTTGCTAGTACAAAATTGCAAGAGTCTGTTATATTTGTTCACATCCTCAACAGCAAGAAGTTTGGGTCAACTCAAAACAATGGAGATAAGTGGGTGTGATTCAATGGAAGAGATAGTCTCTGAGGAAGGGGATGAATCAGATGAGGATGAGATAATATTTCAGCAGCTCAATTGTTTGGAACTTGAAGGATTACGAAAGCTGAGAAGGTTCTACAAAGGGAGTTTAAGTTTCCCGTCCTTAAGAGAAGAGATTGagagaatatataaaaattga